The following proteins come from a genomic window of Oncorhynchus mykiss isolate Arlee chromosome 19, USDA_OmykA_1.1, whole genome shotgun sequence:
- the LOC110497494 gene encoding hairy and enhancer of split-related protein helt-like, with the protein MASKMKDRKRTPISHKVIEKRRRDRINRCLNELGKTVPMARAKQNSGKLEKAEILEMTVQYLRALHSADFPRGREKGELLGEFANYFHYGYHECMKNLVHYLTTEERVETKDIKYARILAFLQSKSRVVNEPVFGSLGALPDQADYLCQFHSSPESHQSHSPSDSVLQQSPPGHFSWHSTARSPTMSYPTVPLSAPMQQHHGGYLSPVQGLDHHYFNFFNGHPHANAFSLHSTQHAL; encoded by the exons ATGGCATCCAAGATGAAGGATCGCAAG AGAACTCCCATCTCCCATAAAGTGATAGAAAAAAGAAGACGGGACCGCATCAACCGCTGTCTAAACGAACTGGGGAAAACTGTGCCAATGGCGCGCGCGAAACAG AACTCTGGAAAACTGGAGAAGGCCGAGATTCTGGAGATGACAGTTCAGTATCTACGAGCGCTCCACTCCGCAGACTTCCCCAGGGGCAGAGAAAAAG GTGAGCTACTGGGGGAGTTCGCCAACTACTTCCACTACGGCTACCACGAGTGCATGAAGAACCTGGTACACTACCTGACCACGGAGGAGAGGGTTGAGACCAAAGACATCAAGTACGCAAGGATCCTGGCCTTTCTTCAGTCCAAGTCCCGAGTCGTCAACGAGCCGGTGTTCGGCTCCCTGGGCGCGTTGCCAGACCAGGCAGATTATCTGTGCCAGTTTCACTCCTCCCCGGAGTCACACCAGAGCCACAGCCCCAGCGACTCCGTGTTACAGCAGAGCCCACCGGGACACTTCTCTTGGCACAGCACTGCACGCAGTCCAACCATGTCGTACCCAACTGTGCCGCTTTCCGCGCCGATGCAACAGCATCACGGTGGCTACTTGTCACCAGTGCAAGGACTTGACCATCACTACTTCAACTTCTTCAACGGCCACCCGCACGCGAATGCGTTCAGTTTGCACAGTACGCAACACGCGTTGTAA